The genomic interval ATTTTTTCTGCATATACTGAGGGCACGAATTGATCTGTCGACACAGACCACTCTTTTCGCTCCCCTGCTCAACGCTTCACAGCTCACCACACAGCTTCCACAGAAGAGTTCAAGGAAGCTCTTTCCCTCGATATCTATCATGTTGAACAGGGCACTTCTCACGGAAGACATGGTGGGTCTGAAGAAATCCCCTGTCTTTAATTTCCTTCCTCTGTACTTTCCCCCTGTGATTCTCGTTTCTCCCATATGAGTTTCATCACTTCCTCTACCTTCTTTTCAAGATCCTCGAGAGTGGAGTTGTTTGCTATCACTATTCCCTGTGGAACAATGTCTTCCTGAAACTTCAAACGTTTGTCCGCTTCTCTGTTTCTCTCCAGTATCTTCTCTCTGTTTGCAACCACCGTGACGATGTGATCACACAGTTGATCTAGTCCCATTCTTTTCAAAAGAGCGGCCTCTATTACAACAAGGCCGCTCTTTTTGTTTATAATTTCCTGTACCTTCTTCTTCATCAGGGGATGGACGAGCGATTCGAGCTTCTTCAGGTTTTCCTGTGATTCGAAGACGATGCCAGCAAGTTTCTTTCGGTTTACTCTCCCGTCTTCCAGAACGGATTCTCCGAAAAGCTCAACAAGCTTTTCCTTCACTTCCTCAAGCACTTCATGACCTATTCTATCCACGTTTACAACGTGGGCTCCGTATTTGTTTTTCAGAATCTCACAGACAATGGACTTTCCCGTTCCTATCTTTCCAGTAACACCGATCACCATATTCTCTTTGCCTTTTTCTCGAGCTCGTTTTTGAACCTTTCGTATTCATCTTCAGCAAGAAAGATAACACTTGTCGCGTTCAGTTCTTCGATGACTTTTGCGATCCTCTCCTCAATGGTTGGATCATCTGAAACGATGATATACGTTCCATCCTCACCGAGAGGGCCACCCTCTATGAAGAAAACCTTTTCTCCTTCTCTCATCACTTCTTCGAAGATTTTCATTCTATGATCACCTTCTTCGACTTTTCCTTTATTTCGTAAGTGTGACCTTCTCTTCCCATGAGAGCAAACGTGATCTTCTTTCCGAGCTCCACACCGGGCTGATCGAACGGGTTGATCTCAAGAAGATAACCCATGAAGGCAGTGGCAGCCTCGTAGTAAGCAAAGAACTGACCTATGTTGTACGGTGTGAGTCTGTCGAACGTCACTCTCATGTTCGGTCTATTGTTTTCTCGCAGCGCTTCTTCTGTTCCTGTCTGCTCTGCGAGGAGAAGCTCGGAGAGTTTCTTCCTTGCAAGATAACTGAGTTCAGTTCTTCCGGTTTCCGGGATCACTATTTCTCTATCGAAGTTTTCAACCCTCAGGAATGTTATTACCTTGTCGTTCGGTCCTTCGTTGTAGAGCTGTATCTGTGAGTGCTGATCGGTCGCTCCCAATGCTTTCACTGGAGTTTGACCGGTGAAAACTTCTTCTCCCCTGAGGTTGTACCTTTTTCCAAGACTCTCCGCCCAGAGCTGTCTGTACCAGTCCACAAGATAGATCATCCTGTTCGAATACGCCATCATCACTGAAATGGACTTTCCTTTCTTCAAGTAAAGGTAGTGTGTGAGTGCTATCATTGCCGCTGGATTTTCAAAGATATTCTCTTTCATGCTCTTTTCGAAAGCGTTTTTTGCACCTTCGTACAGTTCATCTATGTCGATGCCTTCCGCCATGGCCGAGAGGAGTCCAACAGGTGTGAGAACGCTGAACCTTCCTCCCACTCCAGGAGGCACTTCGAGACTTCTGAAACCTTCTTCCTTCACAAGTTTTCTCAAAAAGCCCTTCTCCGGATCTGTTGTGATGAGCATGTGTTCTCTTGGATCGAGCCCATAAGCCTCGAGGATTCCGCGCGCTATCGAATAGGTTGCCATTACTTCGGCAGTGGAACCGGATTTCGAAATCACGTTGAAAAGAGTTGTTTTGGGATCAATTCTATCCAGAACAGAGCTCATGAGATCTGGATCCACATTGTCCACCACGAACACTCTGGCGTACCCATTTCTTTCCTCTCTGGTCATCTCGTTCCAGTTCAAAGGCCTGAGGGAGTAGTGGAGAGCTAGGTTCCCGAGTCCAGAACCACCGATTCCCAGCACAACGACCGTATCGAAGTTTATTATCCAGTCTTCGAGAGATTTAACAGAATCGATCCAACTTCTGTCCAGCTTTGCAAAATCGGGAGTGTTTTCTACAAAGTTTCGAACCGCACTTGTAACTCTCTCCTCTACGCTTTTTACGTCCTCATCTGTCAAACCACCGGAGATGTTCGGTTCGAAGAGGTTGGAAAAGTCGAATTTCAAACTCATACTTTCACCTCTCAGTAGACTATCAGAGTTTTAACATCGTAACCTTCCAGTCTTTTCCTTGGTTCTAGGTATGAGAGCTCAACGAGGAAAGCAAGAGAAACCACTTCTCCACCGAGTTTTTTAACCAGTCTTATGAGCGCCTCCGCTGTTCCCCCCGTTGCGAGCACATCATCCACTATGATCACTTTCTGACCTTTTTCTATGGCATCCTCGTGGATATGGAGCTGTTCAGTGCCGTACTCCAGCTGATATTCCTCGTGCACAGTTTTGTAGGGGAGTTTTCCAGGTTTTCTCACTGGAACGAAGCCCTTTCCCAGTTTGTACGCCATGGCAGCTCCGAGGATGAAACCCCTCGCTTCGGGAGCCACCACGAGATCGAACTCCCTGTCAGAAACGAGTTCGCACATTCCGTCGATCGCTTCTTTGAAAGCCTCCTGATTTCTCAAAAGGGGAGTTATGTCGCGAAATACGATGCCTTTCTGTGGGAAATCCGGTATATCTCTTATGAAACGTTTGAGATCCAACTTAAACACCTCCCACAAACGAGTAATTTCCTTTGTCCAGAGGATAGAGAGCGAAGAAAGCACTCCCGCTTCCCGTCATCATTTTCACAATGGAACCGTCGCCAAAGTTCCTCAGTTCATTCATTACCTCCGGGTGTTTTTCTAAGAACACCTTCTCGAACACGTTGTAAGAGAGCTCCTTTATCTTTTCGTAATCTCTTTCGAGATAAGCCCTGTGCAGTTCCTCTACTTTGCCAGGTCCTTTCCTGTACATTTCTGGTGTGAGAGACCTGTACATCTCTTTCGTTGAAGAGTGGATGCCCAGGAAGAACAAATCGACAGAGTATCCTTCGATATCCTCGAGTTTCTCTACGATTTCTCCTCTTCCCCTCACAAGGGCGGTTCCTCCGTAAAGGAAAAAAGGCACATCGCTTCCCACTTGAGACGCTATATTCAGAAGGTCCTCAAGAGGTGTTTTGAAAACTTCACCAAGGTACCTGAGAATCGCTGCAGCATTAGAACTTCCCCCGCCGAGGCCAGAACCCAGCGGGATCTTCTTTTTCAACGTGACTTTGAGGCCGAATTCTTCTCCTGTATTTTTCCTGAAGATGTCCCAGGTTCTCTTTATCGTGTTGTCCGGGGGTAGAGCTACGTTGCTTTCCAAGTGGAAATCTCTATCACAGATTTCTACAATGAGTGTGTCGTGAAGAGAAATCGTCTGAAACAATCCCACTATCTCGTGGTATCCGTCTGATCTTTTCCCAAGTACATCCAGGTAGAGATTCAGTTTTGCGTACGAAACAAGTTCAACAGAACCGTTGCCGATATTTTTGACCAACCTTCCATCACTCCTGAGAAATTCTCCAGTTCTTCGAGTTTTATGAGCTTCCATTCGAACAGATCTTTTTCTTTTACAGAAAAAAACCTTCCCCTGCCAAGGAACAGAGCACCAAGGTGTACTCTACTCACTTCGGTCACTGATGAATTTATGAGTCCGAGAAACTCCAGTTCTTTTAGCGAAACATCTACCTCCTCGTTCACTTCGCGTTCGAGTCCTTTCAAAAACGCTTCCCGTGGCGTTGCCCCATCTTCTTCTCTCACATGACCACCTATTCCAAGAGAATAAAGATTGTGAAGCCTCTTTTCGGATTGTTTGGTTGTTCTTTTCGTGATGAGAACCCTATCACTGTCCATGATAACCACGTAAGGTATCACCTGTTTTGTCGTTTCATCGTATTCCGCTTCGTCTCTTTCCCGGAAAAATCCATACTGGTCCAGAATATCCAGAAAGTCCTCGAGGTTCACTTTCATGAATCCTTCGAATTCGCCAAACTCCTTTAAAAAGTCTTCCGTTTTCACGACCAGTATTCTTTCATTCTTCATTCAATCTCTCCTCATCTCGTGACCGGGTCTCTTGAAGAAGTCTGTTTTTTCCTCATCGGCTTTGAGCTGTTTCCATCTGTGTGTTGCCATCTCACAGAATCGCTGAAGAATGGCCGGAAGATCGCTCTTCTTGAGAAGATCTTCCCCTATCCTTTCCTTCAGACGTTCGCTCAGATTGTAGCTCTCTTTTTCTGGTTCGAAAGCGATGTCTTCGGTGTATTCTTCAGGTTTGAAGTCTTCCAGAACCTTTTCAAGGAATCTGAGGGCGAACTCGATGAAAACATCTCCAACTTCATCACTTCTCTTGACGTCATGAAGGCTTTTTCTGTAGTCTTCTATCAATTCTTTTTCTTGCTTGACAAAAGAGAGGATTTTTTCGCCTTTCTTCATGTGTAAACACCTCCGTTCAGATTTTTTGTTTTTTTAAAGCGATGTATCCGATGGTCAATATCGCAGCTGTTTCGAATCTGAGTATCTTCTTCCCAAGGCTCACAACGGTTGTAGAAGACCTCAATAATTCTCTTTCTTTCTCAGAGAAACCTCCCTCAGGGCCAACCACCACCGTTATCGAGCCTTCTAAGTTCGCGTCGAGCAGGTTTTGAAAGGCATCCAGATCCAGTGTTATCACGTTTCCGCTGAACTCTAATTTCTCCAGGAAATCTACCTTCGGAAAGAGATATCTTTTGCACTGCTTGGCTGCCTCTCTAACAACGATTTTTGTCTTATCCAGGCTGAGCTCGTACTGGGATCTTTCGAATTTGTGAAAGAAGATCTCATCCACTCCGAGTTCAACACACTTTTCTATGAGAAAACGTGTTCTTTCCCACCTACCGATTGGAACAACAACGCTCAACTTCTCCACGGGTTCTTTTTCTTTCTCTTCCACCTTTACGATCCTGGCTGTGGCCGTTTTTTTCTTCAGGTTTTCGAGAATACACGTGTATGAAAAGCCATTCCCATCTGTCGCTTCGATTACATCCCCTTCTTTTAAGCGTACAACCCTCATGTGGTGTGTTTCTCTTTCGTCGAATATCACCTCACCGTTTTGAGCCACTCCATAAAAGAGGTGAGGCACTACGGTATCACCTCAAACCCTGTGTATGGAACAAGCACTTCCGGTACCCTCACGCTGCCGTCTGGTTGCTGATAGTTTTCCAGTATCGCAACGAGTGCTCTTCCAACAGCGATACCCGATCCGTTCAACGTGTGAACGTATTCGAGCTTTCCATCAGATCTTCTTCTGTATCTCATGTTTCCTCTTCTCGCCTGAAAGTCCGTCACGTTACTGCAGGAAGATATTTCTTTGTACGCGTTGTAGGAAGGAAGCCACACTTCTATATCGTAGGTTTTCGCAGAGGTGAACCCAAGATCTCCGGTGCAGAGCGCAACGACTCTGTAAGGAAGCTCCAGTTTTTGAAGGATGGTTTCGGCGTCTTTTACGAGCTGTTCAAGATCTTCGAAAGATCTTTCCGGTGTGGTCACCCATACAAGCTCGACCTTGTCGAATTGATGCTGCCTGATCATTCCCCTCACATCTTTCCCGTAACTTCCCGCTTCTCTACGGTAACAGGGAGTGTAAGCGACGTATTTCTTTGGTAGTTCTTTCTCTTCGAGGATCTCTTCACTATGAAGTGCTGCGAGTGGGACTTCAGCGGTCGGAATGAGGAACAGGTCATCCCTCTCAGCGAGGTAAAGCTCTTCTTCGAATTTGGGAAGCTGTCCGGTTATAGTGATGGTTTCCCTTTTCACCAGATGTGGGACCCACACTTCCGTGTAACCGTGTTCCTTTGTATGAACGTCAAGCATGAAGTTTATCAGAGCTCTCTCGAGTCTTGCGAGTTTTCCATACATGACGGTGAATCTGGAACCGCTGAGTTTGGTCGCCCTGTCGAAATCCATGAGCCCCCACGCAGGTCCAAGATCCCAGTGAGCGAGCGGGGTGAAATCGAATTCTCTCGGCTCTCCCCACCTTCTCACTTCAACGTTCTGGGATTCGTCTTCTCCAACGGGAACGCTCTCATGTGGGATGTTCGGGACCATCAAAAGGAGGTCGTTCAACTGCTTCTGAAGTTCTTTTTCTTTTTCTTCTAACGCTTTTATCTCTTCTCCTAATCTTTTCCCTTCTTCGATGAGTGCCTCTGCCTCTGTGTTTTTCCCTTCTTTTTTCAACCTTGCCACATTTTTGGAAATTTCGTTTCTTCTGGATCTCAGCTCGTTTGTTTTCGTGATGGTAGTGCGCCAGTCGGCATCGATCTTCAAAATCTCATCGATTGTAGCAGGATCCTCTCCTCGTTTTCTGAGGGCTTCCTTCACGAAATCGGGATTCTGCCTGATTAGCTTTATATCTATCATTCTATCCCTCCCCTTAACACAATTCTATCAGAAGATGTATCTCACAAATTTTCTGAGCACAAAACCGATCAGGATAGTCCCAGCAATCATGAAGGTGGAAATGGCATTGACTGTGGGTGAGATACCGAACCTTATCATGGAATAGATTTGAATCGGAAGGGTGGTAGATCCTGGACCTGCCACGAAAAAGGTGATCACGAAATCATCTATAGAAAGTGTGAAAGCAAGAAGGAAGGCGGCCACTATACCGGGAACAAGGTTTGGAATGATCACCCTGTAAAACACCTGGAAGTCTGTGCTTCCAAGGTCGTAAGCTGCCTCTATGATGCTTTTGTCGAAATCCTGAAGTCTGGAATGAACGATCATCATAGTGTACGGAATCGAAAAGGTTACGTGTGCGAGTGTTATGGTGAAGAGTCCCAGCTGAATCTTGAGCATCGAGAAAAGTAAAAGCAAGGAGATACCAATGATCACATCAGGTACTACGAATGGAAGATACGTGAGAAACCAGATAGAATTTTCTAATCTGCTCTTTCTCCAAAAGAGCTCTGTTGCCGTCAGGGTTCCAATCGCTGTTGATACAGCGCTGGAGGCGATGGCCACGATCAGTGAGTTTTTGAACGCATGCCAAACCGAATATTCTCGGGTGAACAGTTCCAGATACCACTTGAGTGTGAAACCACTCCAAACAGGAGATTTCG from Thermotoga sp. Mc24 carries:
- the ispE gene encoding 4-(cytidine 5'-diphospho)-2-C-methyl-D-erythritol kinase, which translates into the protein MVKNIGNGSVELVSYAKLNLYLDVLGKRSDGYHEIVGLFQTISLHDTLIVEICDRDFHLESNVALPPDNTIKRTWDIFRKNTGEEFGLKVTLKKKIPLGSGLGGGSSNAAAILRYLGEVFKTPLEDLLNIASQVGSDVPFFLYGGTALVRGRGEIVEKLEDIEGYSVDLFFLGIHSSTKEMYRSLTPEMYRKGPGKVEELHRAYLERDYEKIKELSYNVFEKVFLEKHPEVMNELRNFGDGSIVKMMTGSGSAFFALYPLDKGNYSFVGGV
- a CDS encoding 16S rRNA (uracil(1498)-N(3))-methyltransferase, with the translated sequence MPHLFYGVAQNGEVIFDERETHHMRVVRLKEGDVIEATDGNGFSYTCILENLKKKTATARIVKVEEKEKEPVEKLSVVVPIGRWERTRFLIEKCVELGVDEIFFHKFERSQYELSLDKTKIVVREAAKQCKRYLFPKVDFLEKLEFSGNVITLDLDAFQNLLDANLEGSITVVVGPEGGFSEKERELLRSSTTVVSLGKKILRFETAAILTIGYIALKKQKI
- the serS gene encoding serine--tRNA ligase, which produces MIDIKLIRQNPDFVKEALRKRGEDPATIDEILKIDADWRTTITKTNELRSRRNEISKNVARLKKEGKNTEAEALIEEGKRLGEEIKALEEKEKELQKQLNDLLLMVPNIPHESVPVGEDESQNVEVRRWGEPREFDFTPLAHWDLGPAWGLMDFDRATKLSGSRFTVMYGKLARLERALINFMLDVHTKEHGYTEVWVPHLVKRETITITGQLPKFEEELYLAERDDLFLIPTAEVPLAALHSEEILEEKELPKKYVAYTPCYRREAGSYGKDVRGMIRQHQFDKVELVWVTTPERSFEDLEQLVKDAETILQKLELPYRVVALCTGDLGFTSAKTYDIEVWLPSYNAYKEISSCSNVTDFQARRGNMRYRRRSDGKLEYVHTLNGSGIAVGRALVAILENYQQPDGSVRVPEVLVPYTGFEVIP
- a CDS encoding NUDIX domain-containing protein, which gives rise to MKNERILVVKTEDFLKEFGEFEGFMKVNLEDFLDILDQYGFFRERDEAEYDETTKQVIPYVVIMDSDRVLITKRTTKQSEKRLHNLYSLGIGGHVREEDGATPREAFLKGLEREVNEEVDVSLKELEFLGLINSSVTEVSRVHLGALFLGRGRFFSVKEKDLFEWKLIKLEELENFSGVMEGWSKISATVLLNLFRTQN
- a CDS encoding ABC transporter permease, with amino-acid sequence MKPGRFVKTIVILTMVFFYLPLFIVVLMSFNSAKSPVWSGFTLKWYLELFTREYSVWHAFKNSLIVAIASSAVSTAIGTLTATELFWRKSRLENSIWFLTYLPFVVPDVIIGISLLLLFSMLKIQLGLFTITLAHVTFSIPYTMMIVHSRLQDFDKSIIEAAYDLGSTDFQVFYRVIIPNLVPGIVAAFLLAFTLSIDDFVITFFVAGPGSTTLPIQIYSMIRFGISPTVNAISTFMIAGTILIGFVLRKFVRYIF
- a CDS encoding glucose-6-phosphate isomerase; protein product: MSLKFDFSNLFEPNISGGLTDEDVKSVEERVTSAVRNFVENTPDFAKLDRSWIDSVKSLEDWIINFDTVVVLGIGGSGLGNLALHYSLRPLNWNEMTREERNGYARVFVVDNVDPDLMSSVLDRIDPKTTLFNVISKSGSTAEVMATYSIARGILEAYGLDPREHMLITTDPEKGFLRKLVKEEGFRSLEVPPGVGGRFSVLTPVGLLSAMAEGIDIDELYEGAKNAFEKSMKENIFENPAAMIALTHYLYLKKGKSISVMMAYSNRMIYLVDWYRQLWAESLGKRYNLRGEEVFTGQTPVKALGATDQHSQIQLYNEGPNDKVITFLRVENFDREIVIPETGRTELSYLARKKLSELLLAEQTGTEEALRENNRPNMRVTFDRLTPYNIGQFFAYYEAATAFMGYLLEINPFDQPGVELGKKITFALMGREGHTYEIKEKSKKVIIE
- the coaE gene encoding dephospho-CoA kinase (Dephospho-CoA kinase (CoaE) performs the final step in coenzyme A biosynthesis.); the encoded protein is MVIGVTGKIGTGKSIVCEILKNKYGAHVVNVDRIGHEVLEEVKEKLVELFGESVLEDGRVNRKKLAGIVFESQENLKKLESLVHPLMKKKVQEIINKKSGLVVIEAALLKRMGLDQLCDHIVTVVANREKILERNREADKRLKFQEDIVPQGIVIANNSTLEDLEKKVEEVMKLIWEKRESQGESTEEGN
- the apt gene encoding adenine phosphoribosyltransferase, coding for MDLKRFIRDIPDFPQKGIVFRDITPLLRNQEAFKEAIDGMCELVSDREFDLVVAPEARGFILGAAMAYKLGKGFVPVRKPGKLPYKTVHEEYQLEYGTEQLHIHEDAIEKGQKVIIVDDVLATGGTAEALIRLVKKLGGEVVSLAFLVELSYLEPRKRLEGYDVKTLIVY